A segment of the Malaclemys terrapin pileata isolate rMalTer1 chromosome 1, rMalTer1.hap1, whole genome shotgun sequence genome:
gcccccatcagacctgccccccacccccatcagacctgccccccacctcccattgcaccgagtcccccccgcccccatcagacctgccccccacctcccattgcaccgagtcccccccacccccatcagacctgccccccacctcccattgcaccgagtccccccgcccccatcagacctgccccccacccccatcagacctgccccccacctcccattgcaccgagtcccccccgcccccatcagacctgccccccacctcccattgcaccgagtcccccccgccccatcagaCATGCCTGCCACCTCCCATTACAccgagtcccccccgcccccatcagacctgcccccaacctcccaTTACAccgagtcccccccgcccccaacagacctgccccccacctcccattgcaccgagtcccccccgcccccatctgacctgtcccccacctcccattgcaccgagtcccccccgcccccatctgacctgccccccacctcccattgcatcgagtcccccccgcccccatctgacctgccccccacctcccattgcatcgagtcccccccgcccccatctgacctgccccccacctcccattgcaccgagtcccccctgccccccacctcccattgcaccgagtcccccccgcccccatctgacctgccccccacctcccattgcatcgagtccccccccgcccccatctgacctgccccccacctcccattgcaccgagtcccccccgccccatctgacctgccccccacctcccattgcaccgagtcccccccgcccccatctgacctgccccccacctcccattgcaccgagtcccccccgcccccatctgacctgccccccacctcccattgcaccgagtcccccccgccccatctgacctgccccccacctcccattgcaccgagtcccccccgcccccatctgacctgccccccacctcccattgcaccgagtcccccccgcccccatctgacctgccccccacctcccattgcaccgagtccccccccgcccccatctgacctgcccccacctcccattgcaccgagtccccccccgcccccatctgacctgccccccacctcccattgcaccgagtcccccccgcccccatctgaccTGCCCCCCACGTCCCATTGCATCgagtcccccccccgcccccatctgacctgccccccacctcccattgcatCGAGTCCCCCCCGCCTCCAAcagacctgccccccacctcctattgcaccgagtcccccccgcccccatctgaccTGCCCCCCACGTCCCATTGCAtcgagtcccccccgcccccatctgacctgcccccacctcccattgcaccgagtcccccccgcccccatctgaccTGCCCCCCACGTCCCATTGCAtcgagtcccccccgcccccaacagacctgccccccacctcccattgcaccgagtcccccccgcccccatctgaccTGCCCCCGACCTCCCGGCACCGAGTCCCGCCCGCCCCCATcagacctgccccccacctcccattgcaccgagtctcccccgcccccatctgacctgccccccatctcccattGCATCGagtcacccccccgcccccatatgacctgccccccacctcccattgcatCGAGTCCCCCCCGCCTCCAACAgacctgcccccccacctcccattgcacCGAGTCCCCCCCGCTCCCATCTGACCTGCCCCCCACGTCCCATTGCACCGAGTCCCCCCCGCTCCCATCTGACCTGCCCCCCACTTCCCGGCACCGCAGGGCGCTGGGAGCAGCAGGACCCGCTCCCTGCCTGTCCCCGGCTCCCTCCTCCCGCGGCCGGTGTGCAGCTGAATCGCTTCCCCCGGCACCGGAGGTAAATCCTAAGCTGCCGGGGGAACCGAGCTGCTCTCGCGAACTGCCCAGATCCTGGCTGGTGTAAAGCCCCGTGAACCCCGCAGTCCCAGGGGTGACCCCGGGGGGGCTGAGCCAGTCCCTGGGCTCAGCCCTTCTGACccagcgagccccagccagggtcccaggccagcagggaccattgtgatcatggaGTGTGGCCTCCTGCATCGGCCGCTTGCCCTCCCTGTTCGATATTTCCAGCTCTCCCAGTGCTTCACAGCAGGGGGAATCTCCTGGTCCTTCCCGGGGAGATcgatgggaaaactgaagcacgAAGCAGGGCGGTGACCTGCCCCAGGTCTGGCAGTGAGTCAGGGGCAGAGCCCGGGCTAGAACTCAGTCCTGGGGCttgtgctctaaccattaggccaGGCTGTTTCCAATACCAGGTGATGAATTTTCGCTGCAGGCGCTTGGCCTCTCAGCTGCACAGAGAAAGCCCCAGCGCTGCTCATCCCAGACAGGCAGGCTTCCAGCGTGGGAACCTGCCTATCTGGGGCCACCGCTTCTGCGCCCCCCGTTATCCTGTAGCACCTCTCATTTCCACCCCTCAGTCAGTCCCTCCCTGATTTCCCGCATCTGGCAGTCTTGCTTCGCCACCTAGTGGCGCTTCTCAATTTTGAAGTAcgtgaaggagaggaaggtgatcagaaacagcCAACGTGGATTCATTTCACCAAGGGccagtcatgcctgaccaacctgattgccttctatgatgagataactggctctgtggatatggggaaagtggaggACGTGATATATCTCGACttgagcaaagcttttgatacgatctcccacagtattcttgccagcaagttaaagaagcatggattggatgaatggaccataagGTGGATTGAAAGCTGGTTGGATCATTGGactcaacgagtagtgatcaccagctcgatgtctagttggcagctggcatcaagtggagtgccccagggtcagttttcttcaacatcttcattaatgatctggatgatgggatggattgcaccctcagcaagttcgtggatgacattaagctggggggagaCGAAGATACAccggagggtagggataggatccagagggacctagacaaattggaggattgggccaaaagaaattggatgaggttcaacaaggacaagtgcagagtcttgctgTGATGGGTTccgtcacagagacccccttgggaatgtcacctgatgtactggaATTACctttgagcccattttccctgccagcttgggactccagaaccctgccttgttgagccagatatgctagcctgctgcaacagagacccaggtctggtccacatcGCCAAAGCCAGGATTTAAtcaggtgacctgctgagcagtttttatctccagcacccagacacccagttcccaatgggatccaaaccacaaataaatccgttttactacCTACAAAGCTTATACacggtaaactcataaattgtccgccctcactgatagagagatatgcacagctgtttgctcccccaggtattaatcacttactctgggtttactaacaaaagtgattttattaagtataaaaagtaggatttaagtggttccaagtaataacagacagaacaaagtaagttaccaagcaaaataaaacaaaacatgcaagtctaagcctaatacataaAGAAACTGATTACAAGTAAATCTctccctcagagatgttccaataagcttctttcacagactagactccttcctagtctggacccaatcctttcccctgatacagtcCTTGTCAGTTCCAACAGACATCTTAAATGGAAAGCCggggtgttctcatgactggaagctccctttgttctgttctacccccttttatatctttggcacaaggcaggaatcctttgtctttctctgggttcccatcccttcttctaaatgaaaaagcactaggtttaagatggattccagtatcatttTTATAGGGGGGGTGCTGCACCCCCCCTTACCCATATCCGCTTCCCCCGCCACCACctagagctgaggctgggagcagggccgtggctctgggaggggggacatggacggggtaagggggctgagactggggccacagctgggggtggaatCCCAGGCTCAGCGCCAGGAGAGGACCACACATGtggggccaggaacagagccccGAGGCACAGGACcggcagccaggactctgggcgcggggccagcagccggaaTCCCAGGTGTGGGGCCAGAAGTGGAGCCCCGCATAAAACCTGGGGGCACTGCAGCACCCCCCAGACCCCTAGTTCCTGCACCTATGAGTTGATGTGATTCTAACCAGCTGGGGGCAGTGGTGGACATTAAGCATTTCCATTGGAAGAGCATAAGAATTTTGGCACAAGGCCATGGTGCATCCACCCTGACAAAACAGTTGTCGCAACTCCACAGAAATTATTACACTCAttccgcgggctgtagtttgctccTCCTTGCCCTAGGAAGTCCCAGACCCCAAACCAGAGACACCCGAAAGAGGCTGCTTTCAGAAGCCCAGGCCTCAGGGGGTGAGGATCTTGGGGGGTGGTGTTGCCTCACTTACCCCCCCGGAGGAGATTGCTAGTTGCATTTTAGCTTTGCTTCGGGCTGCTGCTCCAAGGAGTCTCTGCCCTTCTGGAGATCCTCAAAGCAGAAGAGCTGGAAGGCGATCTCCTCACACGCATAATTCACCCCGCACTCAAACAGGCAGCCGAACAAGAGCGGCGCTGGCGCATCCTGTAACACGGCCAGGTCCGAGTAACTACACGGCCCTTTGTACAGGAGCCAGGGGTGTTCCCACTTGGCCTCATTCAGTTGGGACTGGTTGAGGTAGATGCCCAGGTCGACCCGCTCGCATTTATCCATCGGGTGGGAGTAAAGCAGCCATGACATGGTGCTTCTGCGGATGGTGGAGGGGGCGTTTTCATCGTTCAACAGGCAGGTCGTCTCGTAGGCTGGGGCGTCTGGCTCTTCCACGCCATCTGCCTCCAGAAGCCTTGTTGTTGGTGTGAAGCTCACCACACTGCCCTGGCAGCCGTGAGGTGGCTCGCACAGCTGTTCACACGAGGAGGGGCTCTCGAATGTCAGCCCCTGGTCTGTGCTGAGAGCCGCTGCCCGGCACTGGCGGGGGGTCCGGGCATTGCAGTACAACACGGGGTCACAGGCCTGGCACGCCACCTCGGCCACCTGGCACTCCCCTGTCTTCATGCCTTTAATCAGCTCGCCCTTGTGCCAGCGCTGCCCGCCGTCGTCACTGTAAAAGACCAAGGCCCGGGGCAGGgtccagcagggcagtggcaggcGGCAGCAGCGAGCGGTAATGTGGTAGGTATAAGCCGGGATCACCAGCCGCCCGGAGCTGAGCTGCACCCCGTGCCCCGGCCCCACCGCAAACGTGGCCCAGTCCTTCAAGTCTTCCCCAATCACCTGCTCCGTCAAGTCTGTCAACGAGCTCCAGGTCTGGCCGGCATCTCTGCTTTGGACGTAGCACAGCCGGGCGGCGTTCTGCCCGGTCCAGATTTGCCATTGCTCTGTGACGTGCTTCCTCACGCAGATGAAGAACAGGAAAACAGTCTGACTCTTCCGCTCGTACACCGGGCAGGGGCTCATCGTGCGGTGACCTGGTAACTCTGCGCTCCTCAAGGGCTCACTGGGCCCCCActgcagcaggagagagggggcgAGAACAGGTAGGTCAGAGGGGTAAGCCAGCGGGGCCCACTCCTCATTATGATGACCATCCCGTACAGCCGCCTCAGAACCGGATGGGCCATGGAGCTCACACTTCACCCCACCACCAGGGGGAGCTGTTGGGCCCTCAGCACTTCAGAAAACCAAGCAGGTGCCAAAACAGGGATCGAAGAGCCTCATTTTAGGCTCTTGGTTCTGCCTTCCCCTAAGGGAGCACGGGTGGGGCAGCAGCACCTCCCCTGATGGCTGCGCTGGCTTCTGCTTTAGTTGCTTGGCTCTGCTTTTCCTCCCTACGTGGATCCAGCCAGACACAAGCTGGCTGCAATTAGAGACAAGACACATGCCAATCACGCAGTCGCTAGCTCTATGGGAAAGGGACTGTCGCAATCCCAGCCAGATCCCCGGCCCGGCCTCCCTCTCCAGAGCTGCTCTCTCggacgtctacactgcatttggagtgagcctcccagcccagggcggcagtagggttgccaggtttcCTCCCCCATCATAGTCCTTAGGGGTgcgatcctgcaaggtgctgagcagcctCAACTCCCTCTGGACTTCAGAAGGCAGGTAAAGGCCCCCAGCACCTCATGGGAGCGCCCTGCCCCTCATAGGAGCTAGCCCTGTGCCAGTATCATTAGCTACTGGGGGGTGAATAGCCTGGAGTGCAGGTATCCAGGGAGAGGCGGAACCCCGGGAAGCGCTAATGCTGAGACACTCGGGCAGAGAGCGGGCACTAAGCGAGGGGGGTCTGCAGGGAAACAATGCGCAAGGAATTACCTCGACCAAAGTCCCTGTCTTCCGACCTCGTCTCAGCACCAGGTACTCAGCGTCCTCGTCCCTGGCAGAGGAGCGCTTCTCTGCGAATGCCAGGAGTGTGTCTGTGGGGATATACAGCAGTGCAGGGACCCGATAGGTGACCCCACTCCGTGGATCCTGGTGGAAGAGAGTCACCTTCCCAGAGCTCATCGAAGCCTTGATCATGATGTCTTGACGTACCAGAGACCTCAGCTGGGAGAGAAAAGGGATCAAGGGGGTTAAAACAATACTAGTTACGGAGCTTCTCTCAGCCACAGAGCTGCACCCACCTGCTCAGACAGGAAACGTACTGGGCTCCTCAGACAGAACAAGCAATAACCCTGAGCTGTAAAGGTCGGAGTGCATTAGCTGCGTGCTGCAGAGCTCAGCCATACGTGGTTACAGCCCACCTCCAGCTATGCACATCCttatttcagtttccttttgcTGCTATTTCTTTTGCTCCCAACTCCCCAAAATGGACTTTGTTTCCTTTATACTCTGCCGCTGCTGCCCAGAGTTTCCCCGCACACTTCAAAGGGAGATGGGGCAGTTTAAGCCCCACATTGAGGTTTTGCAGATAACGACGGGAGAAATGCGATCACgacatttttaattaaagtgtCAGTGAAAAACTTTGGCCTCTCTTTCAAACACCTCCACGAACAACAGCTcggagggagggagtgcagagccaggaagggaaagaaacagaAAGAGAAGCCCCCAGGGATCAACCTAGATTAGAAGGACATTTTACCTTTGTTAAAAAAGAACAAATGCTGGCCACAGCGAAACATGGATGAAGGCAGGATGGCCCTGTGGTTAAGCCACAAGTCAGGTGATCTGgcttctctccccatctctgccaTAGACTCACTACACCAGGCAACCAGGTCAGGGACCAATGCTGCAAAGGGCTCAGCACAGACTTAGCTCCTACtcatttcagtgagagcaggatccagccctgatcagcagggggtgggggccaggacactgagttagggccaaattctgctcagttacACCAGAGTAATTTCTGGCTCGGGGTTTACACCAGCGTCACAGCGATCAGAACCCGGCCCCCACTGTCTCCAAGTGACAAACAGGGGCCTCCCTCCAAGCCCAGACTTTCCCAGCACCAGCCCAGGGCAGTAATTTACCATCAGCCGGTGCctgccctgctggaggggatcCCTGCAGCGCTGTCTCCAATGCAGACCAGCTCTGGCCTCTCTCTCCTGGCCCGGCTTTCTGCTCTTTCCAGCGGGAAACGGGACAAACTAAACCAGGGAGCCTAGAAACAGCAAGAAAAGTGAAAGTAGAAGCTCTAACCCTGGCAGGGATTCAAGCCCTACTGAGCCAAGCCCAAGCCCCTCCCTATGCCACTGCTCCGTCCAGGATTCCTGCTAAAGAGACGTGCTACAGCGCCCCACCCCCAAAGCGGCCTCCGCACCGCCCCCAGTCATGGTGAGTCCCCCCAAcagacctgccccccacctcccattgcaccgagcccccccgcccccatcagacctgccccccccacctcccgttGCAccgagcccctccacccccatcagacctgcccccccacctcccgttACACCGAGTTCTCCCGCCCCCATCAGacctgccccctccacctcccgTTGCACCGAGTTCCTCCCCGCCCCATGTGAcctgcgccctcccccccccccccgctgctcacCGCACACTCTGCTCCACACTCACGGCTCTGCAGGGCACTGGGAGCAGCAGGACCTGCACACaccctaattggaatcgatatgagcaatcactcgaagaagaagaatcgcttcccttgatctgctggcaatgctcctgctaatacagcccaatatgcaaTGGGGAGTGGCGGGGGCAGGTCTGATGTGAGGGACTCAACGCAATGGGGGGCAGGTctgatgggggctgaggggaacttggctcatggggggagggaccaggagtccccccgcacccccataTTGTACCgagtccctcccgcccccatcaGACCTGCCCCAGCCGCCCCTCAGCACAGACTCTGCTCCTCACTCACGGCTCCACGGAGCTCGGGCACCGCAGGGCGCTGGGAGCAGCAGGACCCGCTCCCTGCCTGTCCCCGGCTCCCTCCTCCCGCGGCCGGTGTGCAGCTGAATCGCTTCCCCCGGCACCGGAGGTAAATCCTAAGCTGCCGGGGGAACCGAGCTGCTCTCGCGAACTGCCCAGATCCTGGCTGGTGTAAAGCCCCGTGAACCCCGCAGTCCCAGGGGTGACCCCGGGGGGGCTGAGCCAGTCCCTGGGCTCAGCCCTTCTGACccagcgagccccagccagggtcccaggccagcagggaccattgtaatcacgGAGTGTGGCCTCCTGCATCGGCCGCTTGCCCTCCCTGTTCGATATTTCCAGCTCTCCCAGTGCTTcacagcagggggggggggggagatctccTGGCCCTTCCCCGGGAGATcgatgggaaaactgaagcacgGAGCAGGGCCGTGACCTGCCCCAGGTCTGGCAGTGAGTCAGGGTCAGAGCCCGGGCTAGAACTCAGTCCGGGGGCt
Coding sequences within it:
- the LOC128830137 gene encoding sialidase-3-like, coding for MLRSLVRQDIMIKASMSSGKVTLFHQDPRSGVTYRVPALLYIPTDTLLAFAEKRSSARDEDAEYLVLRRGRKTGTLVEWGPSEPLRSAELPGHRTMSPCPVYERKSQTVFLFFICVRKHVTEQWQIWTGQNAARLCYVQSRDAGQTWSSLTDLTEQVIGEDLKDWATFAVGPGHGVQLSSGRLVIPAYTYHITARCCRLPLPCWTLPRALVFYSDDGGQRWHKGELIKGMKTGECQVAEVACQACDPVLYCNARTPRQCRAAALSTDQGLTFESPSSCEQLCEPPHGCQGSVVSFTPTTRLLEADGVEEPDAPAYETTCLLNDENAPSTIRRSTMSWLLYSHPMDKCERVDLGIYLNQSQLNEAKWEHPWLLYKGPCSYSDLAVLQDAPAPLLFGCLFECGVNYACEEIAFQLFCFEDLQKGRDSLEQQPEAKLKCN